One Rosa chinensis cultivar Old Blush chromosome 5, RchiOBHm-V2, whole genome shotgun sequence genomic region harbors:
- the LOC112165371 gene encoding microtubule-associated protein TORTIFOLIA1, with product MSFAGPRISKPTKPPNSTPPQNQLTPSSRSSSSSLSSHLAMVELKQRILTSLSKLSDRDTYQIAVEDLEKIIQTLAADGLPVLLNCLYDASADPKPAVKKESLRLLALLSSSHPDFTSTHLTKIISHIVKRLKDADSGVRDACRDAIGALAAQYLKGESGDNNVGSAVVGLFVKPLFEAMGEQNKGVQSGAAVCMAKIVDSASDPPVPAFQKLCPRICKLLNNPNFLAKASLLPVVSSLSQVGAVAPQSLDNLLPTVHDCLGSPDWATRKAAADVLIALALHSSNLITDRAASTVTVLESCRFDKIKPVRDSMTEALQFWKKIAGGDDSPKEQKAPSHGNPESAEVSERNEPKVSKPSEKTEQAAKVASNGSSPTSDSASKAKGSTIPDKAVGLLKKKPPVLTDKELNPEFFQKLERGSGELPVEVAVPRRHLNTSNSSNEVETESNAMDSKERSNNIGSSHSEDFRGSFNSKYRNIERGIAGLYSKQRDHDDLARDKWPEERMNGKDSRMRAVDVDDRTDINQRESSSSRAGFSKTDGQSDGSFANSKGNWLAIQRQLLQLERQQAHLMSMLQDFMGGSHDTMVTLENRVRGLERIVEDMARDLSISSGRRGGNFAMGFEGSNRQLGKYNGFPDYASAKFGRGGDGRIPFGERYSQTDGIVSDMRGRGPSWRSDMSEVWDFSTYGGSRNGQRKAVGGGPMDGRSPKSENGSDHGGSRRAWEKGSGLLRFGEGPSARSVWQASKDEATLEAIRVAGEDNGPSRTARVAMPELTAEALGDDSVGQDRDPIWTSWTNAMDAFQVGDMDTAYAEVLSTGDDHLLVKLMDRSGPVIDQLSNETATEVLHAVGQFLPEQNLFDVCLSWIQQLVEIVLENGPDVLGIPNEVRKEIVLNLHEASVAMDPPEDWEGAMPDQLLLQLASTWGINLQQHAK from the exons TCTTcaaggtcttcttcttcttctctctcctcccaccTCGCCATGGTGGAACTCAAGCAGAGGATCCTCACCTCCCTCTCCAAACTCTCCGACCGCGACACCTACCAAATCGCCGTCGAAGATCTCGAGAAAATCATCCAGACCCTCGCCGCCGACGGCCTCCCGGTGCTCCTCAACTGCCTCTACGACGCCTCCGCCGACCCCAAGCCCGCCGTCAAGAAAGAGTCTCTGCGCCTCCTCGCATTGCTCTCCTCCTCCCACCCCGATTTCACGTCCACCCACCTCACAAAGATCATCTCCCACATCGTCAAACGCCTCAAGGACGCCGACTCCGGCGTCAGGGACGCGTGTCGCGACGCCATTGGGGCGCTGGCGGCGCAGTACTTGAAGGGCGAGAGCGGCGACAACAATGTTGGGTCGGCGGTGGTGGGTTTGTTTGTGAAGCCGTTGTTTGAGGCCATGGGGGAGCAGAACAAAGGGGTGCAATCCGGTGCGGCCGTGTGTATGGCTAAGATTGTGGACTCGGCTTCGGACCCTCCTGTCCCTGCTTTTCAGAAGCTCTGTCCCAGGATCTGTAAGCTGCTTAACAATCCTAACTTCCTGGCTAAGGCTTCGCTGTTGCCCGTGGTTTCGAGCTTGTCTCAG GTTGGAGCGGTAGCACCGCAAAGCTTGGATAATTTGCTGCCAACTGTTCATGACTGTCTTGGGAGTCCAGACTGGGCAACGCGTAAAGCAGCAGCTGATGTGCTCATTGCACTAGCATTGCATTCGAGTAACTTGATCACAGATAGAGCTGCTTCCACGGTCACTGTGCTTGAGTCTTGCCGGTTTGACAAG ATAAAACCCGTCAGAGATAGCATGACAGAAGCGTTGCAGTTTTGGAAAAAGATTGCGGGGGGAGATGACTCTCCAAAAGAGCAGAAAGCCCCATCTCATG gaaatCCTGAATCAGCTGAGGTTTCAGAAAGGAATGAGCCAAAAGTTTCAAAGCCTAGTGAGAAAACAGAACAAGCAGCAAAGGTTGCATCTAATGGTTCTTCCCCTACTTCAGATTCTGCTTCTAAAGCCAAAGGTAGTACTATTCCAGATAAAGCTGTTGGACTTCTGAAGAAGAAACCGCCTGTCTTGACTGACAAAGAGCTAAACCCAGAATTCTTCCAGAAACTTGAAAGGGGTTCTGGCGAGTTGCCTGTAGAGGTAGCTGTTCCTCGTAGACATCTCAATACTTCAAACTCAAGTAATGAGGTAGAAACCGAGTCAAATGCTATGGACTCAAAGGAAAGGTCAAACAACATTGGAAGCAGCCATTCAGAAGATTTTCGTGGATCTTTCAATAGTAAATACCGTAATATTGAGAGAGGAATTGCTGGTCTGTATTCTAAACAAAGAGATCATGATGACTTGGCACGGGATAAATGGCCAGAAGAAAGAATGAACGGAAAAGACTCGAGAATGAGAGCAGTGGATGTTGATGATAGGACTGATATTAATCAAAGGGAGTCATCCAGCAGTCGTGCAGGGTTCTCTAAAACTGATGGTCAATCTGACGGATCCTTCGCCAATAGCAAAGGAAATTGGTTGGCTATCCAAAGGCAGTTGTTACAGCTGGAGAGACAACAAGCTCATTTGATGAGCATGCTGCAG GATTTCATGGGTGGGTCTCATGACACCATGGTAACTTTGGAGAACAGGGTAAGGGGCCTTGAGAGAATTGTGGAAGACATGGCACGGGATTTATCAATATCTTCAGGTAGGAGAGGTGGTAATTTTGCGATGGGATTTGAGGGATCTAATCGACAACTAGGCAAGTATAATGGTTTCCCTGACTATGCGAGTGCCAAATTTGGAAGAGGTGGTGATGGACGAATTCCGTTTGGGGAAAGATATTCTCAAACTGATGGAATTGTTTCGGACATGAGGGGAAGGGGCCCTTCTTGGAGATCTGACATGTCCGAGGTGTGGGATTTTTCTACATATGGTGGTTCTAGAAATGGGCAGAGGAAGGCTGTTGGTGGTGGTCCCATGGATGGTAGGTCACCCAAGTCGGAAAATGGAAGTGATCATGGTGGCAGCAGGCGGGCATGGGAGAAAGGGAGTGGACTTCTCAGGTTTGGTGAGGGGCCTTCTGCAAGAAGTGTTTGGCAAGCATCGAAAGATGAAGCTACCTTGGAAGCAATTCGTGTGGCTGGAGAGGATAATGGACCATCAAGAACAGCAAGAGTAGCTATGCCTGAATTGACTGCAGAGGCTTTGGGAGATGATAGTGTTGGCCAAGATCGGGATCCAATCTGGACTTCTTGGACTAATGCAATGGATGCTTTTCAAGTGGGTGATATGGATACAGCCTATGCAGAAGTATTGTCTACAGGAGATGATCACTTGCTTGTAAAACTAATGGATAGATCAGGTCCTGTGATTGACCAACTTTCAAATGAAACAGCAACCGAGGTCTTGCATGCGGTTGGACAGTTTTTACCAGAGCAAAACTTGTTTGACGTCTGCCTGTCTTGGATTCAGCAG TTGGTTGAAATAGTGCTGGAAAATGGACCTGATGTCCTCGGCATTCCAAATGAAGTAAGGAAGGAGATAGTACTGAATTTGCATGAAGCTTCTGTAGCAATGGATCCACCTGAGGACTGGGAGGGTGCAATGCCTGATCAACTATTGCTGCAGTTGGCATCCACCTGGGGAATCAATCTGCAACAACATGCCAAATAA